One region of Collinsella aerofaciens ATCC 25986 genomic DNA includes:
- a CDS encoding proton-conducting transporter membrane subunit: MTLLYFLTLFPLVPALGMLLARGDRARDAVGLVGSGIIMAVTVVVAVMFFGTGPQSFEVAPGTSHVLSIISSVIDVILCAVILYNAYKYRNALTTVLGIVQLVGSLAFAAMTLPAAEAVTATPLYLDYMSVIMVLAVGIVGSLICVYALGYMKDFQAHDEHEAALRGQTAPDRRPQFLALMFLFLSAMFVIVTSDNLEWLFCGWEITTVCSFLMIGYTRTPEAIKNAFTQIILNMLGGIAFLAGLMYLHVNGMPLTISGMIELSGAGTAQSALLVMPVILLSLAALTKAAQMPFHTWLLGAMVAPTPTSALLHSSTMVKAGVFLMVKLSPLYAIYPVTGFMVTSVGAITFLLAALMAISQSNAKRVLAYSTISNLGLISACLGVGAPEAVWAAIFLILFHTVAKSLLFLCVGTAEHHIGSRNIEDMDGMFSRMPHLTRLMMLGIMGMFVAPFGMLVSKWGALVAFAQTGNVLMIMVLAFGSAATFYFWGKWLAKLSGVDPTAQNVEVNVHKTEWVALNTIAALLILCCVAFPVISSGLVSPYLAMVFGRVPYVIGKDAMYLMVVIVAFIAVVLLTSFRVSNKPHVNVYLSGVGTDNYRHFRGSMGHEVKAEKRNWYSEDALGEKRIGPAGSVVCCSIILFALLCCAWIGPERLAMSAPSVLRGKYFEGSGVVGIFIGTVAFALLAPLVGGLIDGVDRKLSARMQGRVGPRLLQPFYDVAKLLRKAPASVNTMDDTYMACALIFTVVGGGIFVSGSNTLLCAFMVTLAAIFVVLASASTQSPFAQVGADRELLQVMSYEPAVLLMSVGLYLATDSFDSIAVTGQSAPIIVYSAPIFLALLAVLTIKLRKSPFDLSYSHHAHQEIVQGVATEMSGGTLAKMTLMHWCETVLFLMWVGMFFVWDNPVSWVVALVVMAATYFVEVLIDNTFARSTWRSCFKLGWGVALVFGLLNLMPILVDVFI, encoded by the coding sequence ATGACGCTACTGTATTTCCTTACCCTGTTTCCGCTGGTACCGGCGCTGGGCATGCTGCTCGCGCGCGGTGACCGCGCCCGCGATGCGGTGGGGCTTGTAGGCTCCGGCATTATTATGGCGGTGACAGTTGTAGTCGCCGTCATGTTTTTTGGCACGGGTCCGCAGAGCTTTGAGGTTGCCCCCGGCACCTCGCATGTGCTCTCGATCATCAGCTCCGTCATCGACGTCATCCTGTGCGCCGTAATCCTGTACAACGCGTACAAATATAGGAACGCGCTCACCACGGTGCTCGGCATAGTCCAGCTGGTGGGCTCGCTCGCCTTTGCAGCCATGACGTTGCCCGCGGCCGAAGCCGTCACGGCAACGCCGCTCTACCTGGACTACATGAGCGTGATCATGGTGCTCGCCGTCGGCATCGTCGGCAGCCTAATCTGCGTGTATGCCTTGGGTTATATGAAGGACTTCCAGGCCCATGACGAGCACGAGGCCGCGCTGCGCGGGCAGACCGCGCCCGACCGTCGCCCGCAGTTCCTGGCGCTCATGTTCCTGTTCCTCTCGGCCATGTTCGTTATCGTGACGAGCGACAACCTTGAGTGGCTGTTCTGCGGCTGGGAAATCACCACCGTGTGCTCGTTCCTTATGATTGGCTATACGCGCACGCCCGAGGCCATCAAGAACGCCTTCACCCAGATCATCCTCAACATGCTGGGCGGCATCGCGTTTTTGGCCGGACTCATGTACCTGCACGTTAACGGTATGCCGCTGACCATCTCGGGTATGATCGAGCTTTCCGGCGCCGGAACCGCGCAATCCGCGCTGCTGGTGATGCCGGTCATCCTGCTGTCGCTCGCCGCACTCACCAAGGCCGCACAGATGCCGTTCCATACCTGGCTGCTTGGCGCCATGGTCGCCCCCACGCCCACGAGCGCCCTGCTGCACTCGTCCACCATGGTCAAGGCCGGCGTGTTCCTGATGGTCAAGCTGAGCCCGCTCTATGCCATCTATCCCGTGACCGGGTTTATGGTCACGAGTGTGGGTGCCATCACGTTTTTGCTCGCTGCCCTCATGGCCATCTCGCAGAGCAACGCCAAGCGCGTGCTCGCGTACTCCACCATTTCCAACTTGGGCCTCATCAGTGCTTGCCTGGGTGTCGGCGCACCCGAGGCCGTGTGGGCCGCCATCTTCCTGATCCTGTTCCATACGGTGGCAAAGTCGCTGCTGTTCCTGTGCGTGGGCACCGCCGAGCATCATATCGGCAGCCGCAATATCGAGGACATGGACGGTATGTTCAGCCGCATGCCGCACCTGACGCGCCTGATGATGCTGGGCATCATGGGCATGTTTGTGGCGCCGTTTGGCATGCTCGTGTCCAAGTGGGGCGCCCTGGTGGCGTTTGCCCAGACCGGCAACGTGCTCATGATCATGGTGCTTGCCTTTGGCTCGGCCGCGACGTTTTACTTCTGGGGCAAGTGGCTTGCCAAGCTTTCGGGCGTCGACCCCACGGCTCAAAACGTTGAGGTCAATGTCCATAAGACCGAATGGGTGGCCCTCAACACCATCGCCGCGCTGCTGATTCTGTGCTGCGTGGCGTTCCCGGTTATCTCGAGCGGTCTGGTGTCGCCTTACTTGGCCATGGTGTTTGGCCGCGTGCCGTACGTTATCGGCAAGGATGCCATGTATCTGATGGTCGTTATCGTGGCTTTTATCGCCGTGGTGCTGCTGACTTCATTCCGCGTGAGCAACAAGCCGCACGTAAACGTATATCTTTCGGGCGTGGGAACCGACAACTACCGTCATTTCCGCGGCTCGATGGGCCACGAGGTGAAGGCCGAAAAGCGCAATTGGTACTCGGAGGACGCCCTTGGCGAGAAGCGTATTGGCCCCGCGGGTAGTGTCGTGTGCTGCAGCATTATCTTGTTTGCGCTGCTGTGTTGCGCGTGGATTGGGCCCGAGCGGCTTGCCATGAGTGCGCCCTCGGTGCTGCGCGGTAAGTATTTTGAAGGTTCGGGTGTCGTGGGCATCTTTATTGGCACCGTGGCGTTTGCCCTGTTGGCGCCGCTTGTGGGCGGCCTGATCGACGGCGTTGACCGTAAGCTTTCGGCTCGCATGCAGGGCCGCGTGGGCCCGCGCTTGCTGCAGCCCTTCTACGACGTTGCCAAGCTGCTGCGCAAGGCTCCTGCCAGCGTAAACACCATGGACGATACCTACATGGCGTGCGCGCTCATCTTTACCGTGGTGGGCGGCGGCATCTTTGTGTCGGGCTCCAACACGCTGCTGTGCGCTTTTATGGTGACGCTCGCCGCGATCTTTGTGGTGTTGGCGTCCGCCTCGACGCAAAGCCCGTTTGCCCAGGTCGGCGCCGACCGCGAGCTGCTGCAGGTCATGAGTTACGAGCCCGCCGTTTTGCTGATGAGCGTGGGCCTGTACCTTGCCACCGATAGCTTCGATTCCATCGCCGTGACGGGGCAGTCGGCCCCCATCATCGTGTACAGCGCGCCCATTTTCCTCGCGCTGCTCGCGGTGCTCACCATCAAGCTGCGCAAGTCGCCGTTTGACCTTTCGTACTCGCATCACGCGCATCAGGAGATCGTTCAGGGCGTCGCCACCGAGATGAGCGGCGGCACGCTGGCAAAGATGACCCTTATGCACTGGTGCGAGACCGTGCTGTTTTTGATGTGGGTGGGCATGTTCTTTGTTTGGGACAACCCGGTGAGCTGGGTCGTAGCCCTGGTCGTGATGGCCGCGACGTATTTTGTCGAGGTGCTGATCGACAACACCTTCGCACGCAGCACCTGGCGCAGCTGCTTTAAGCTCGGATGGGGCGTGGCGCTGGTGTTTGGCCTGCTCAACCTTATGCCCATCCTCGTCGACGTGTTTATTTAG
- a CDS encoding NADH-quinone oxidoreductase subunit B family protein translates to MDHKMSRSPWVIHYDGSSCNGCDIEVLASLTPLFDAERFGVVNTGNPKHADIFLVTGSVNAQNLPVVRQIYNQMLEPKCVVACGICACSGGVFRDAYNVIGGVDRAIPVDVYAPGCAIRPETVIDAIVEACGILDQKEAVMRAGGDPLTVGGAATWDGGVELGEDGFVAAGAGADGAGGAPAGKPAAPAAAKEAE, encoded by the coding sequence ATGGATCATAAAATGTCGCGCTCGCCGTGGGTTATTCATTACGACGGCTCGAGCTGCAACGGATGCGATATCGAGGTGCTGGCCTCGCTCACGCCACTGTTCGATGCGGAGCGCTTTGGCGTGGTCAACACCGGCAACCCCAAGCATGCGGACATCTTTTTGGTGACGGGGTCGGTCAATGCCCAGAACCTGCCCGTCGTGCGCCAGATCTACAACCAGATGCTCGAGCCCAAGTGCGTGGTGGCGTGCGGCATCTGCGCGTGCTCGGGCGGCGTATTCCGCGATGCCTACAACGTAATCGGCGGCGTGGACCGCGCGATTCCCGTGGACGTGTACGCGCCCGGGTGCGCCATTCGCCCCGAGACCGTGATCGATGCCATCGTGGAGGCGTGCGGCATCCTGGACCAGAAGGAGGCCGTGATGCGCGCCGGCGGCGACCCGCTCACCGTGGGCGGCGCCGCTACCTGGGACGGTGGCGTTGAGTTGGGCGAGGACGGGTTTGTGGCCGCGGGGGCCGGGGCTGACGGTGCCGGTGGCGCGCCTGCCGGGAAGCCCGCCGCGCCCGCCGCTGCAAAGGAGGCTGAGTAA
- a CDS encoding NADH-quinone oxidoreductase subunit C, whose amino-acid sequence MQKAIYTTVGIDELLSHVQALKGVGARFVQMHAERNVDDGTYRLVYTFINVRAAQEQIAQDGSYAIENLVVEGIDQYQEIPSISSYYPAVFPFENEAHDLFGLAITDMQIDFKGFFYQVSTAEPMSVITPEVKAAREKAMKVRAAAEAKARKAAAEKAAAAAAAGEGAAGAGDAANAVAAQPAAATGSDAQHDDAAAKAALKAAEMEAKLAAMDPEKAAKVRAALAAKAARDKQKKEA is encoded by the coding sequence ATGCAGAAGGCTATCTATACCACCGTCGGGATCGACGAGCTCCTGTCGCATGTCCAGGCGCTCAAGGGCGTCGGCGCGCGCTTTGTGCAAATGCACGCCGAGCGCAACGTCGACGACGGCACGTATCGCCTGGTCTATACGTTTATCAACGTTCGTGCTGCACAGGAGCAGATCGCTCAGGATGGTAGCTATGCGATCGAGAACCTGGTGGTCGAGGGCATCGACCAGTACCAGGAGATTCCGTCCATCAGCTCGTACTATCCGGCGGTGTTCCCGTTTGAGAACGAGGCACACGATCTGTTTGGGCTTGCCATCACCGACATGCAGATCGACTTTAAGGGCTTTTTCTACCAGGTCTCAACGGCCGAGCCCATGAGCGTTATCACGCCCGAGGTGAAGGCCGCGCGCGAGAAGGCCATGAAGGTCCGTGCCGCCGCAGAGGCTAAGGCGCGCAAGGCTGCGGCCGAGAAGGCCGCTGCCGCTGCTGCTGCGGGGGAGGGCGCCGCGGGTGCCGGCGATGCTGCGAACGCTGTTGCCGCCCAGCCCGCTGCGGCTACCGGCTCCGATGCTCAGCATGACGATGCCGCTGCCAAGGCCGCGCTCAAGGCTGCCGAGATGGAGGCAAAGCTCGCCGCCATGGATCCCGAGAAAGCGGCCAAGGTCCGCGCGGCGCTTGCTGCCAAGGCCGCCCGCGACAAGCAGAAAAAGGAGGCGTAA
- a CDS encoding nickel-dependent hydrogenase large subunit has product MAHRSVIPFGPQHPVLPEPLHLDLVIEDDRVIEAIPQIGFVHRGLEKLTERRDMHQFGYIAERICGICAVGHSYGYASACERMLDIEVPGRAQYIRTILHELSRIHSHLLWLGLLADAFGFEALFYRSWTLREQILKIFESTCGGRVILSINEIGGLKHDIEDSELAGIVQTLDAMRPDYEALVHTFLDDNSCGERLHGVGVISKKDALELSMVGPFGRASGVDYDARMFGDGAYADLAAFEPIVATDGDCYARCQVRCAEVTQAMDIIRELVGKIPHDGIGGRTKLTPADGARGEVVIEQPRGEAYYYVRGNGTKNLDRFRVRTPTSQNLAGLTHALQGVLLANVPMIILTIDPCISCTER; this is encoded by the coding sequence ATGGCACATCGCTCCGTTATTCCGTTTGGCCCGCAACACCCGGTGCTGCCCGAGCCGCTTCATCTGGACCTGGTGATCGAGGACGACCGCGTCATCGAGGCAATTCCGCAGATCGGCTTTGTGCACCGCGGGCTCGAGAAGCTAACCGAAAGGCGCGACATGCATCAGTTTGGCTACATCGCCGAGCGCATCTGCGGCATCTGCGCCGTGGGCCACAGCTACGGCTATGCCAGCGCCTGCGAGCGCATGCTCGACATCGAGGTGCCCGGCCGCGCGCAGTATATCCGCACCATTTTGCACGAGCTTTCGCGCATTCACTCGCATCTGCTGTGGCTGGGCCTGCTCGCCGATGCCTTTGGCTTTGAGGCGCTGTTCTATCGTTCGTGGACCCTGCGCGAGCAGATTCTCAAGATCTTTGAGAGCACGTGCGGCGGCCGCGTGATTTTGTCAATCAACGAGATCGGCGGCCTTAAGCACGACATTGAGGACTCCGAGCTGGCGGGGATTGTCCAGACGCTTGACGCCATGCGCCCCGACTACGAGGCCCTGGTGCATACGTTTTTGGACGACAATAGCTGCGGCGAGCGCCTGCATGGCGTGGGCGTGATCAGCAAGAAGGATGCGCTGGAGCTTTCGATGGTCGGCCCGTTTGGCCGCGCTTCGGGCGTGGACTACGACGCGCGCATGTTCGGTGACGGCGCCTATGCGGATCTGGCTGCGTTTGAGCCCATCGTTGCCACCGACGGCGACTGCTATGCCCGCTGTCAGGTGCGTTGTGCCGAGGTCACGCAGGCCATGGACATCATCAGGGAGCTTGTGGGCAAGATTCCGCACGACGGTATCGGCGGGCGTACCAAGCTTACGCCGGCTGACGGCGCGCGCGGCGAGGTTGTGATTGAGCAGCCGCGTGGCGAGGCGTATTACTATGTGCGCGGCAACGGCACCAAGAACCTGGACCGTTTCCGCGTGCGCACTCCGACGTCGCAAAACCTGGCGGGTCTGACGCATGCGCTGCAGGGCGTGCTCCTTGCCAACGTGCCCATGATTATCCTGACCATCGACCCCTGCATTAGCTGCACGGAAAGGTAG
- a CDS encoding 4Fe-4S dicluster domain-containing protein — MSLLTFAKTALGSMVKQPVTVCYPQEKLAAPERLRGHIVNDMDVCICCGMCARRCPAGALAVDRKGGTWSIDPYACVVCGECIESCPKHCLTMDTARTPVAADKTPTVETKLE; from the coding sequence ATGAGTTTACTGACATTTGCCAAGACGGCCTTGGGTTCTATGGTCAAGCAGCCGGTAACGGTGTGCTATCCGCAGGAGAAGCTGGCGGCGCCCGAGCGCTTGCGCGGGCATATCGTCAATGACATGGACGTGTGCATCTGCTGCGGCATGTGCGCGCGGCGTTGCCCGGCGGGTGCGCTCGCGGTCGATCGCAAGGGCGGTACCTGGTCGATCGACCCGTATGCCTGCGTGGTATGCGGCGAGTGCATCGAGAGCTGCCCCAAGCACTGCCTGACTATGGATACCGCCCGCACTCCGGTCGCAGCGGACAAGACTCCCACGGTAGAAACCAAGCTGGAATAG